Proteins from a genomic interval of Bacteroidales bacterium:
- a CDS encoding FAD-dependent oxidoreductase, producing the protein MKNTDVLIIGGSAAGMVAAITGKSSWNEKSFILVKKQKDVMVPCGIPYIFGTLDSSQLNIMPVDNMLAKSGIESIVDEVVSLDKNSKTAKISSGEEIRYDKLVIATGSLPLIPRWLKGTSLENFFVIPKDKTYLDRMKEKMASLKKVVVIGAGFIGVEFSDELNKSGHQVILVEKENTILAAAFDEEVAVKVREILENRGIKIITGNGISEIVGNSKVEKVKLENGEILEADAVILSVGYQPNTELAKQSGINVDESGFIAVDEYMRTHEKDIFAIGDCAQKRDFVTRKRVPTMLASTACAEARVAGMNLFGINIVKTFSGTISIYSTAIGDWGFGTAGITERHAKEEHISVVTGLFEGIDRHPGNLPDMHKQLVKLIVAKYSGVIVGGEVIGGLSAGELTNVIGLAIENRMSVNTLLTSQIGTHPCLTASPAAYPLIKAAEIVAEKMKCKE; encoded by the coding sequence ATGAAAAACACAGATGTTCTAATTATTGGTGGAAGTGCAGCAGGTATGGTGGCGGCTATTACTGGTAAATCTTCCTGGAATGAAAAAAGTTTTATTCTGGTGAAAAAACAAAAAGATGTCATGGTACCGTGTGGGATTCCTTATATTTTTGGCACGCTGGACAGCAGTCAATTGAATATTATGCCAGTAGATAACATGCTTGCAAAATCCGGAATTGAATCGATTGTTGATGAGGTGGTCAGTTTGGATAAAAATTCAAAAACTGCTAAGATTTCAAGTGGTGAAGAGATCCGTTATGATAAGCTGGTCATTGCCACGGGATCACTGCCTCTCATTCCAAGGTGGTTAAAAGGCACAAGCCTTGAAAATTTCTTTGTTATTCCCAAAGACAAGACCTATCTTGACCGGATGAAGGAAAAAATGGCCAGCTTGAAAAAAGTCGTTGTCATTGGAGCCGGATTCATTGGGGTTGAATTTTCCGACGAATTAAATAAAAGCGGTCATCAGGTCATATTAGTAGAAAAGGAAAATACAATTCTGGCAGCTGCTTTCGATGAAGAAGTTGCTGTAAAAGTTCGTGAAATTCTTGAAAATCGCGGAATTAAAATCATCACAGGCAATGGTATCAGTGAAATCGTCGGCAACTCAAAAGTTGAGAAAGTTAAATTAGAAAACGGGGAGATTCTTGAAGCGGATGCAGTCATCTTATCTGTTGGTTATCAACCAAATACAGAACTTGCAAAACAATCCGGAATTAACGTTGATGAAAGTGGTTTCATTGCGGTGGATGAATATATGAGAACACATGAAAAGGATATTTTTGCCATTGGCGATTGTGCCCAAAAGCGGGATTTTGTAACGCGAAAAAGAGTTCCAACAATGTTAGCTTCAACAGCCTGCGCCGAAGCCCGGGTTGCGGGTATGAATTTATTTGGAATTAACATTGTGAAAACGTTCAGTGGAACGATCAGTATTTATTCAACGGCTATTGGCGATTGGGGATTTGGAACAGCCGGAATTACTGAAAGACATGCAAAAGAAGAGCATATTTCTGTTGTTACCGGATTATTTGAAGGCATCGATCGTCATCCCGGTAATTTACCCGATATGCACAAACAACTTGTTAAACTTATTGTTGCGAAATATTCAGGTGTGATTGTCGGAGGAGAAGTGATCGGGGGTCTAAGCGCAGGTGAATTAACCAACGTGATCGGGCTGGCCATAGAAAACCGAATGTCCGTCAATACTTTATTGACTTCTCAAATTGGAACACATCCGTGCTTGACAGCATCTCCCGCTGCCTATCCATTGATTAAAGCTGCTGAAATTGTTGCTGAAAAAATGAAATGCAAAGAATAA
- a CDS encoding transposase, whose translation MTDNSDITAEEAAILNKKRWGIELNFKESKSMLGLGKSQSRDFASQIARISITVLQYNILGTVKRFTAYETLGGLFHQATDGVVQLSVTERIRGVLPELVRIIAEVFQIDDERVMDTLIRHSETFQDLLNLDSPELKKAT comes from the coding sequence CTGACCGATAACTCTGACATTACGGCCGAGGAGGCTGCTATCCTTAACAAAAAGCGCTGGGGCATTGAGCTGAACTTTAAAGAAAGCAAGAGCATGCTGGGGCTGGGGAAATCCCAGTCCAGAGACTTCGCTTCCCAGATTGCCAGGATATCCATTACAGTGCTTCAATACAACATCCTCGGAACGGTTAAACGCTTCACAGCCTATGAAACACTTGGTGGACTTTTCCATCAAGCCACCGATGGGGTGGTGCAGCTCTCGGTCACCGAACGCATCCGGGGAGTCCTGCCGGAACTCGTCAGAATCATTGCTGAAGTTTTCCAGATCGACGATGAACGGGTGATGGATACGCTGATCCGCCATAGTGAAACCTTTCAAGATTTATTGAATCTTGACAGTCCTGAACTGAAAAAGGCCACTTAA
- a CDS encoding aminotransferase class I/II-fold pyridoxal phosphate-dependent enzyme, with protein sequence MSHHSMHPYHINLNLNVRGLEPSATLAINEKSSQLIKQGKEVFRLGLGQSPFPVPEEVVESLRQNAFQKDYLPVRGLPQLREAIADFNFRMHKVDDHMEDILIGPGTKELIFILQLVYYGDLIIPTPSWVSYAPQAKIIGRNVYWVPTRHDNDLRMSPDMLEEICEKDPDKPRIAILNYPSNPTGVTYPIERLKRLAEVARKYRVILVSDEIYGLLHHNGQHVSVARYYPEGTIISNGLSKWCGAGGWRLGFFSFPSGLRWLHTAMAMVASETYTSTSAPIQYAAVTAFKGGPFMDEYLLQARKILKTILKYITVRFNELNITYPSPQGAFYLFPDFEFYRAKLLKMGIETSQELCDRILEETGVAMLPGSDFGRDPAEFSARIAYVDFNGRDAMSAYDQLLHEANSNDSFVKEYCPRITSAVERLGNWLLH encoded by the coding sequence ATGTCACACCACAGCATGCATCCTTACCACATCAATCTTAACCTGAATGTCAGAGGGCTGGAACCTTCAGCTACCTTGGCCATCAATGAAAAAAGCAGCCAGCTGATCAAACAGGGAAAGGAGGTATTCAGACTCGGTCTGGGGCAATCTCCGTTTCCTGTTCCGGAGGAAGTGGTGGAATCACTTCGGCAAAATGCGTTTCAGAAAGACTACCTTCCCGTCAGGGGACTGCCTCAGCTAAGGGAAGCCATAGCCGACTTCAATTTCAGGATGCACAAAGTCGACGACCATATGGAAGATATCCTTATTGGCCCCGGAACGAAGGAATTAATATTCATACTGCAACTGGTCTATTATGGTGATCTGATTATCCCGACGCCAAGCTGGGTGTCGTATGCACCCCAGGCAAAGATCATTGGGAGAAACGTGTATTGGGTACCCACGCGCCACGACAATGACCTGAGAATGAGCCCGGACATGCTGGAGGAGATTTGCGAAAAAGATCCGGATAAACCAAGGATCGCCATCCTGAATTATCCTTCCAATCCAACCGGGGTGACCTACCCCATTGAACGATTGAAAAGACTTGCGGAGGTTGCCCGAAAATACAGGGTGATCCTGGTCTCGGATGAGATCTATGGTCTGTTGCATCATAATGGTCAGCATGTGTCGGTGGCCAGGTATTACCCCGAAGGAACGATCATCAGCAATGGGCTCAGCAAGTGGTGCGGTGCGGGAGGCTGGAGGCTTGGTTTCTTTTCCTTTCCATCAGGATTGAGATGGCTGCACACTGCCATGGCCATGGTGGCGAGTGAAACCTATACTTCCACCAGCGCACCGATACAATACGCAGCAGTAACCGCCTTCAAAGGGGGGCCATTTATGGACGAATATCTTTTACAAGCAAGGAAGATCCTGAAAACGATCCTTAAATATATCACGGTTCGTTTCAATGAATTGAACATTACCTATCCTTCACCACAGGGTGCCTTCTATCTTTTCCCTGATTTTGAATTCTACCGCGCAAAACTACTGAAAATGGGTATTGAGACCAGTCAGGAACTCTGCGATCGCATTCTTGAGGAAACAGGAGTGGCTATGTTGCCAGGATCGGATTTTGGACGCGATCCGGCCGAATTCTCCGCCAGGATAGCGTATGTGGATTTCAATGGCAGAGATGCAATGAGCGCATATGATCAACTTCTTCATGAAGCAAATAGCAATGACTCATTCGTTAAGGAATATTGTCCCAGGATAACCAGTGCAGTAGAACGACTGGGCAACTGGCTCCTGCATTAA
- a CDS encoding KamA family radical SAM protein: MMELISKPKSQLIKQLWESDPVIRKMLVQSDNPRVAREKLFEYLNQLERHYFNIYSDKPFKETHIIDKANAKECIRVLKNIIRTENEEITNFSALEQLFRLAKNDSSITNISKGFIAEFIFLFRGINANSGITVDKFILPADDHQASLLRSEKLDEYAEKMHFSLKKFKSGTDTELQQRMRSMKKKILEHFQSSEEDWEQYTWHLKHIISDTKTLRKLVKLEKEELQGLQYAEQNGIPFQITPYYLSLFNEDGKTREDRAIRAQVLPSMHYAQKVRDNKLFHMDMDFMGERSTSPVEGITRRYPQIVILKPVDICPQICVYCQRNWELKPLKESRMTKAKVAKAIEWIKNNEQISEVLITGGDPFILNNENIDLMLDQLSAINHIERIRIGTRTLVTLPFRINQALVNILKKYHKPGSREICIITHVEHPTEITSDTIQAIRKIREAGISIYNQQVFTYFNSLRYETCSLRLTLKRAGIDPYYTFNTKGKDETEDFRVPIARLEQERKEEARFLPGVIRTDEPVFNVPKLGKSHLRAWQDHELIMILDSGRRMYRFFPWESKVTLVDDYIYTDVSIYDYLKRLYGDKEDINDYKSIWYYF; this comes from the coding sequence ATGATGGAACTTATATCAAAACCAAAATCACAACTCATCAAACAACTCTGGGAGTCCGATCCGGTCATCAGGAAGATGCTTGTTCAGTCGGATAATCCGCGTGTTGCGCGGGAAAAGCTGTTCGAATATCTGAACCAGCTGGAACGTCACTATTTCAATATTTATTCGGATAAACCTTTTAAAGAAACTCATATTATTGATAAGGCCAATGCAAAGGAGTGCATCCGTGTATTAAAAAACATCATACGAACTGAAAATGAAGAAATAACTAATTTTTCAGCACTTGAACAACTCTTCCGTCTTGCTAAAAATGATTCTTCCATCACCAATATTTCCAAAGGATTTATTGCTGAATTCATCTTTTTGTTCCGGGGTATCAATGCAAATTCGGGAATTACAGTGGACAAATTCATTCTTCCCGCGGATGACCATCAGGCATCTTTGTTAAGATCTGAAAAACTGGATGAGTATGCTGAAAAAATGCATTTTTCTTTAAAGAAATTCAAAAGCGGCACTGATACTGAGTTGCAACAGAGAATGAGGTCAATGAAAAAAAAGATCCTTGAACATTTCCAGTCTTCTGAAGAGGATTGGGAACAGTATACCTGGCATTTAAAGCACATTATTAGTGATACCAAAACACTTAGAAAGCTGGTAAAACTTGAGAAAGAAGAACTTCAGGGATTACAGTATGCTGAACAAAACGGGATCCCGTTTCAAATAACACCCTATTACCTGTCCTTGTTTAATGAAGATGGCAAAACACGGGAAGACAGGGCTATCCGGGCACAGGTCCTGCCCAGTATGCACTATGCTCAAAAAGTTCGGGACAACAAGCTGTTTCATATGGACATGGATTTTATGGGAGAGAGGTCAACCAGTCCTGTGGAGGGGATTACGCGCAGATACCCACAGATTGTCATTCTGAAACCGGTGGACATTTGCCCACAGATTTGTGTTTATTGCCAGCGTAACTGGGAGCTTAAACCGCTTAAAGAATCCAGGATGACCAAAGCCAAGGTGGCAAAAGCGATTGAATGGATAAAAAACAATGAACAGATATCGGAAGTGTTAATAACTGGTGGCGATCCCTTTATCCTTAACAATGAGAATATCGATCTGATGTTGGATCAGCTGTCAGCAATAAATCATATTGAACGAATCCGGATCGGGACCAGGACACTGGTGACCCTGCCATTCAGGATCAATCAAGCGCTGGTGAACATTTTAAAGAAATACCACAAACCCGGATCCAGAGAGATCTGCATCATAACCCATGTGGAACACCCAACTGAAATTACATCCGATACCATTCAGGCGATCCGTAAAATCAGGGAGGCGGGAATAAGTATCTACAATCAGCAGGTTTTCACTTACTTCAACAGCCTCCGGTACGAAACCTGTTCGCTGCGGCTCACGCTGAAACGTGCGGGCATAGATCCCTATTATACTTTCAATACGAAAGGAAAGGATGAAACGGAGGACTTCAGGGTTCCGATCGCCAGGCTTGAACAGGAACGAAAGGAGGAAGCACGGTTTTTACCAGGGGTCATCCGAACCGATGAACCGGTCTTCAATGTCCCCAAACTGGGCAAGTCACATCTGAGAGCCTGGCAGGACCATGAGCTGATTATGATATTGGATTCCGGCCGGCGCATGTACCGGTTCTTTCCCTGGGAATCAAAGGTTACGCTTGTGGATGATTATATTTATACCGATGTATCCATCTATGATTATTTAAAAAGACTGTATGGGGACAAGGAAGATATAAATGATTATAAATCAATCTGGTATTATTTTTAA
- a CDS encoding exo-alpha-sialidase has product MKSAIIVVFISFSAFCSYSQFQPDVRLTNNPGESIASPNNARCVAASNDTIHVIWRDNRFGNREIFYKRSLNGGVTWGEDVRLTFNAAPSEDPCIAVSGSTVHIVWSDMRDGNWEIYYKRSVDGGTSWGTDTRLTIDANESVSPSVAVCGTTLHLVWMDARDLNAEIYYKRSADAGLGWGADVRLTNTVTASYNPCIAVTGTTVHVVWEEEFSGTDTYEIHYVNSPDAGATWGADTRLTWDDAESLNPCIAASGANVHVTWYDDRDGNEEIYCKNSADGGQNWGADTRLTSADDTSYRPSVCTDGQNVHISWVDYRDGNNEIYYKKSSNNGNTWDPDLRLTNNAAPSWRSSVALAGTAVHVVWEDTRDGNYEIYYKQDPTGSVMVIPGDANCDGIVNVLDVITVINWVFGQIPDPFCFANADVNADGIINVLDVIGTVNVIFEN; this is encoded by the coding sequence ATGAAAAGCGCAATCATTGTTGTATTCATCTCATTTTCAGCATTCTGTTCTTATTCCCAGTTTCAACCTGACGTTCGTCTGACCAACAATCCGGGCGAATCCATCGCTTCTCCGAACAATGCACGTTGTGTGGCTGCCAGCAACGATACCATTCACGTGATCTGGCGGGACAACCGCTTCGGGAACAGGGAAATCTTCTACAAAAGATCCCTCAACGGAGGGGTTACCTGGGGAGAAGATGTCCGCCTGACATTCAACGCAGCTCCATCAGAGGATCCCTGCATTGCAGTATCTGGTTCAACCGTTCATATTGTCTGGTCCGATATGCGGGATGGCAACTGGGAGATTTACTACAAACGTTCCGTGGACGGAGGGACCAGCTGGGGAACCGATACCCGGCTGACCATCGATGCCAATGAATCGGTGAGCCCTTCGGTGGCCGTATGCGGCACAACGCTGCATCTGGTGTGGATGGATGCACGGGATTTGAACGCGGAGATCTATTATAAGCGTTCAGCAGATGCAGGCCTGGGCTGGGGAGCGGATGTACGGCTGACAAACACGGTCACTGCCTCCTATAATCCCTGTATTGCTGTTACCGGTACGACCGTGCACGTTGTCTGGGAAGAAGAATTCTCCGGGACCGATACCTATGAAATCCATTACGTGAATTCTCCGGATGCAGGTGCCACCTGGGGAGCAGATACCCGGCTGACCTGGGATGATGCCGAATCACTGAATCCCTGCATTGCGGCATCCGGTGCGAATGTCCATGTGACCTGGTACGACGACCGCGACGGAAACGAGGAGATCTACTGCAAAAACTCAGCGGACGGTGGGCAGAACTGGGGCGCGGACACCAGGCTTACCAGCGCGGACGATACCTCCTACAGGCCTTCTGTATGCACCGACGGACAAAATGTGCACATCAGCTGGGTGGACTACCGGGATGGAAATAATGAAATTTACTATAAGAAATCATCCAATAACGGAAATACCTGGGATCCCGATCTGAGGCTGACCAATAATGCAGCGCCTTCCTGGCGCTCTTCCGTTGCACTGGCCGGTACAGCCGTTCATGTGGTCTGGGAAGATACCAGGGATGGTAACTACGAGATCTATTACAAACAGGATCCGACGGGCTCGGTGATGGTTATCCCGGGCGATGCCAACTGCGACGGAATCGTCAATGTACTGGATGTGATCACCGTGATCAACTGGGTCTTCGGCCAGATCCCCGATCCGTTCTGTTTCGCCAACGCCGATGTCAATGCCGACGGGATCATCAACGTTCTGGATGTGATCGGTACGGTGAACGTCATTTTTGAAAATTAA